Below is a window of Drosophila nasuta strain 15112-1781.00 chromosome X, ASM2355853v1, whole genome shotgun sequence DNA.
GcaacttaattataaaattgagCGATTCGTCATGGGAATTAGCTTATCAAATGTCGCATGTCGCATTCCAAAAATTCCCCCTCCACTGCTCTTTCCCCTGTCTTCACTTCTGCTCTTGGTGTATGAATTATCTACTCTCTGAATTTGGCAACCGGAGAGTTCGATGCGATCGATTTTAGTGAGCAACGCCCATTTCTCAATTTGGTCATTTGGTTCGCGCGCCACAGATTTCCGCATTTCGACAGTTTCCAAATGCTTTACATACTCATATATCatccactcacacacacacagagacacacacttGCAGTTCGGTTATATCACCGTAAAGATACGTTTTATAGATTTCAAATCTACAACACATTTTATGTTGATTtaccaaattcaaattcattcaTAATTGTGTTGGCCAATCATTCAGCAACGTGAGAGACGAGACTCTTTTTCCCTCCTCTTTTTTCGACTGCTCCCATCTAAATCGAATGCCGCGCTGCctcattataattataattataatcataatcataaacATAATCATAGGTTGCCGCTGCCCTAGAGTTTGCTTTTGGCCATGGAGGTGCCAGAGTTGACACATTCACAAAAAACGCCATTAATTGCAGTTACTTTTTTGATgtaatgttttaattattaaacaattgaGCCTGACCCTCAAAACCCGAACGAACCCGTTTTAAACATACAACAAGATAATTTActataataatagttaaactctttttgccaaaaaaaaaacttaccaAGAAGGTTGTGCAAATcataatgaaatcaaatataatttgctgCACATCAAAAGCTCAGTTGtttccaaatttattatttatttatgaatttaaaatgtttagatataattaaaataaatactaactCTATTACTAAAGCACTGGCTATAAAGGCCTTCAGCTTGGCTCCcaataatatattcataatgCAGTCTATAAAGATGGAtgataacatatttttatgtttgcccATTTAGTGCATTTACCTTTTTCGCTTGGCAGTGTATAAAACTGGTATTTGGCAAACTATCAGCTTAAGCAGCGGGCTTATCAAATTGATATTaatctgtttttctttttatcatCTTCAGTTCGAGTTCGACACGTGAAGCTTTAAAATATCCGGCAGGTGCATAAGCgggagacagagacagagaggaaGATGGAGAGTGACAGCGAGGTGTGCCCCCGGGATGATTACAAAATGATCAGCTAATTGGTTTGCGTGGCGATGACCCATTAGACGCTCCGCTGAGTTTTCTATGCTCTGCCATTGCATTGGGGTCTTGTTAATGCGGGACAACATTTGTGGAGCTTAATATTCactttaaataacatttactCTGCGATTGttacattattttaatgatagtaaacatatataattataacacTAAAGAATTGAACATgatgtatttaataaaaataaaacgacgCTTTAACAATGCGAAAGCACAAAAGCAAAGACTTATGAGAACACGAAAAggataatattatatgttagCAAAGGTAAGTAATTAAAAAGGATGCGCGACATCCTTAAAAAGGTAAGTTAGTAAGTAAcatattttcgttttgtaaCCATAAATCTGCTAACTTTGTAATCACGGTAACTAGTAcaatcgattggcattcaacgATTTCATAGACAAAATTCCAGCATATCAGAAAATCCACCGTTTCTCAGTCAATGAACGTCAAAAAATGTCAAATCAGCAAGTAAAATACCAGGCAAACAGAAATTAAAAGTAAGCAAACTCTTGCTTATTTTGTTactcaattaaattttgaatttgcgCCATCGGCCTAAAGGCTACAAAGTACAGAGATAGCAGAAGATTTACCAGGCGAGCAGCGATTAGCAGCAAGCAGACGTACAACTGAGtgcaccctcaaagtatgccacaaaaatgtaatattttctaCAGCGTGCCGATTtcaaaattcgaaattcaaCCATCCCACAAAAACATCcgctaaaatttaaaaatattttttttgtttattattatattgatttgtttagattatattttattaaaatgtttaaggaTCTTGCAAGGACTTACCTTTTTGTAATCAGGATAACTACATAGTTCTGTCGATTGCTATCCAAGAATTTTCAtgagaattttaaaaaatttaccTGAATTTACCTTAATTGTACCTTAACCATTTAAAGGACGATCGTGATATCCTTTGGCACAAGGATAGCTCTTGCGAATGGAAACCTATTGATATATTGTGAAAAGGACGAAAGTCCTTTTACGACTCGAGATAAGattacatttttgatttgcggatATATCGGTAAAATCTTCTCTGATTCTTGTGGGTTCTGTGTCAAATGAAGTCCATTGATTAGAGCTATCCTagtgccaaaggacattgaAATCGTCCTGCTGATTCCCGAGTTATCctgcaatttataattttcgcATTACAAGTGTTTTGATGCCAATCGATGGAGTTCGTCATTGCGATCTTAACAATATATGTCCTTTACAAATCGGACAGGaaatggccgagatatagccTGTTTTAGAAAAATGGCCCTAGTtgcaccctcaaagtatgctacaaaaaatatttttttctattggCTTTAGCGcgccaatttgaaatttacgATTAAGAACTAACCGACAGAAACTTAAATCCATTGAagtttaatacaaattcaCCACGTGGACGTTGTTCGTCACTTCATGTTGCCAACAACTTGTTGGTCGCTTGTATCTGCTGTGAACGGCTAAAAGTTGCCAGCTCAGCAAGtaaaataccaggcgaacagaaatCAACAGCAAGCAAACGCTTGCTTATTTTGTTACGCCATCTATTGCCCGATGCtggaattaaattttgtattagcGCCATCTATCTTCCCATCTTGCTACTGAAATTTGAAACGGAgcaccctcaaagtatgctacacgAAAGtgagtatttttgcagtaaaCTGTGCGCgctaatttcaaatttgaaagtTTGTTAGCTATATCTCTGTCAAATCGAGGAGGATTTTGCCGGGACCTACCTTTTTGTAATCAGGAAAGCTAGCTCTATCGATTGAAATTCCATTTGATTAACGAAAAATATTGatcataaaaaacaaagatCTTTGAAAATAGTTCGCATTTATTgatcatttaaaatgtttgcttaaaATAGATTCGTAATGCACTAATTTTTtagtttacaaaaaaaaatacttttgaacacacacacatatgcgcacacacagacataagTTGCTCACACACGatcaaatatgaaatagattcaacaaatatatgtactatatttCATCAACTGTATCGATAACATGCAAAAAATATGCTCCAAATAGCAAATTGACCAAGTTTTGATAATTTTGGTTTAAAGTAAGTTTCGTTCCGCATCAAAAATACCTATATGATCGAAATACCTTATAGCTAGcatatgttaaatataaatagatgTATGTAAGTTCCTTTCGCATTTCTTTAAGCCACAGCCCAATTGTTTTCCGCTTTCTTCTAGAATACATCTCGATTAACCTCAGCATATAATAccttttgattttcttttcctttttttgttttgcttgaatatttgttgtgtgtgttgcaaaagcaattaagttatacacacacacatacgcacacacacacagatagtaTAGGTGTACGGATAGAGATTGTGAAACTTTGAATTGGGAACTTTAAGAATTCATTTGGTTGACCTTCTGTTGATAGATTTGGGGAGAAGAACACACAAGTTAAGGGGAGCGGTGTGTAAGTGTAAGTGCATTGAGTGTGTATgtggtgagtgtgtgtgtgttgtatgacTGTGTGGCATTTATCTACTAACAGTTAGTTAACTAGAGATTACAGCTTATATCGTAAGTTCAATTGGCCTGTTTTTCTTTAGGTTAAGTTTAGCTTAAGCTTAAGATTAACGTTCTTCCACGTTCTGCGCGAATCTTCATCGCTCTTTCAATTCCCtttctttagttttgtttttggtttttgttgaaAACACAGCACGACATTTAACAATGATTTAAGTACACTTTCAGTTTCTCAATGGTTCTGTTTTAGTTTGCAACTTAAGCTAGGCACAATCACGCACAAGCATGCACACAAAGACAAAGAGGGAAATagataaagagagagggagaaagagggagagtaTGATGAACAGAGGtagggagggagagagagagagcgagtgggCGCCACTTAAATGCAGCCCAACAAGCACACAATTATCGTGCATACTATCGCTAAAACTATCGCTCAATAATCTTTAAGTGTACATCTAAAATTCGCAAATTCACAATAAGAAATTATTTCTAGACTATTGCTGCATATTGTTACGATTATAATACGCTACtttgattaaatttgattttctttttggtatatttgagaCTACAACCAGAGAAAACAACCATGTAATACCCAATCTTAAACgagcaataacaaaaaaaaaaaaaaattgtcaaactatgaaaacttaaaaaataaatcacattAATCACATGCAAATACATGAAATACTTTTAGTTAATGCTACAAAACTGAAGACTAAGACAACcgactaactaactaactgacTAAAAATCTTATAGAGGTGGGCAGTGGGggtgggggcgtggcaggaGGCGGTGGTAAGAGTGTGGAAATACGCAGCGCATTGCATAACGCATCGAAATGAGAGTCGGAATAAAGAATACGgattcacattcacacacacacacgcacacttaaACACTTAGTATAAGTACTAAAGTAGTTGGTAAAGCTaatacatttgttgttgttattgtttgtttgttgttctaacTTAAAATCGTTAcaagtttgctttgcttttactttGCTTACTATGATTTTTGGTGTTTCCTTTGTGAAGTTATCGTAGTTATCGATTCGCCTACAGATTAATCGTATCCAAATCCTGACAGGGTGCTCGAGGACTCATGTCATCGGTGCCGGCATCGCTGCTGCGTCGTGTATCCCCGCTGCCACGCCCATCGCCCCGAATGTCCGCCATGGACGAGTGAATTTGTTGCTGATTGTTTTGATTGTGTCGCAGgttcgtgttgttgttattattattgttgatgttgttgcccTGACTGTGATTGTGACTGTTattgtgatgatgatgcggatgcggatgatgatggtgattcGGACCGCCGCCAGGTGGCGCCTGCTTGCCATCAGCCGAGCCAATGTTGTTGTGCAGTGCCTGCGTCTTCTTGGTGCCCAAACCGAGCGGAAACGCAAAGTCCTGCGGCAGCTTGTGCATTATCTTGCCCGACGTGATCAGCCGGCCAAAGCCCTCCTGCAAATAGACAGAAAGAGAGGTGtgagtaaataattaaaagagagagagagagagagagagagatcgcTCACCTGATGGGCAAAGGCGTAGCCAGAACGAACGGAACGACGACCGCGACGCGATGAAGGCGTGCGACGCACATCGCTTGAGACCCGCGAATGCATCTTCTTCAGCGACTTTTGACGGATCTGCCAAGCGAGAAAGAATTGATCAGTAACTTAGTATAGGTACTAAAGTAGttggtaataataataattttttcatcaaatataaagaataatttaagttaaaagAATGAAATTATGTAGATTGAAAATATAAGTTTAAAGGAAATTCAAGTGCACGAagcaaaacagagagagaagagcAGAAACAGTTGGATAAAacgataataaataaaacaaggaAGGAAGAAAAAGTAAAGATGTCAAATAAAAgcactaaaaaaaatatatgtcaCTAAAGATCAAACTATGATAACgtttaaaaagaaatgtacTTTAGAGATAAGAAAAGACggaaagaaaaataagaatgcaaaaataaaaatcataaaaagaaTATAGTAATAATCAAGCGATGACAAAATTCACTAACAGTACTCTAAAGATGGAGAGCAAAATAAAATCCATAAGTAGAACAATACTTAAAATGaagaaagaaattataaatgaaatataaatatgcgAAATGAAACGATTTAAGGATAAACAAGAAAGCTTAACATAAGGTCGAAAGGTCAAGTAAAGTTTATCTTAcaaatgacaaaataaataataaataaaaataataatgcataaatcttaaaaaagggaaaataaaTGATTCAACGACAAACAAGcttaaataagaaaactacaataagaaataaaacataaaaatgcaaaatcgtAAAGTAAAGCAAAGTCTGAGCTTAACACCAAAAAAAGGACAAGCGCTCACCTTGTCAGACAAGCTGGGATGCACGTCTAACAGATAGAACTTGTAGGCAAGCACGGGCGCCATCAGCATGACGACAGTGATCAGCATCGTCACCCAGAAGGAGACATCCTTGATGGCCTGCGTGAGGGAGCCAACGTACGGTCCACCGATGACATAGTTGTAGAAATAATCAAGCACAAAGTACCAGATGAGACTGCCCCAAATGGTCACATGATTCACAATCGTCCAGTACGAAGTGTATAAAGCAATCTGCAATGAAAACAGGTTATCAACAAATATGTAAAAGAAGTAGAAACGCTACGAAAAACTTACCTGAGCTGTGTTGTCGACAATGAGAATGGTGGCAACAACGGCCCCAAGTGTCATGTGATCTGAGAGTATGTAGCCATTGTGGGAAACGCCATCCTTATAGACGCCATACGGTATAAGAAACAGAATGAGCGATGTGAAGGCGCCATGGAGTACGCTGTAGATGAACTCGCGTATGTTGAACAGTTCGCTCTTGAGGCCCGGCGTATACAGACGCGGATACTCAACGCTGTTCTTGTCCGACACGTCCTGCTCGAAGACGCCCAGCGCCAACACCGGCAGCGATGTGTAGAACAGATTATACACCGATATGAACATCGGATCGAAAACGGTCTGAAAATACATATTCAAATTAGAATATACATCGCTTAAGCAGGCCATCCACGATAGAATTTGTTCGAAAACAAGTTATCGAATTTGAATTCATTGGTTCGAAAACATTTTGACTTGAACACAACGAAGAtagaattatttatattctctTCGAACACAACATCGAACATGGAATGTCGAACCGAACACTACCATTAACGACGAACATTTCGTTAGAACACAACATGTTTTCGCATAAATTCTATCGTGGTTGGCACGCTTTACTCATCACTTTGAATACTCACCTGCGCACTGAAGCCACAGAAGAGCGAATACCAACAGTGGCAGAGCGTAAATGCAAAGTTCTTGTAGAAAAAGTAGCGCAGAAATTTGCACATGCGATAATACGACCAGCGACCGTGGACCAGCAGCAAACGCTCCAGATAACAAAACTGTGCGATCGCATAGTCACTCGATAATACCGCCTGCAGACCCTCCTGACCTGAGATGCCCACGCCAATGTGAGCAGCTGGGAtggagaaaaaaaatagaatatgaataatacaatttcaaattcaaatgtccgcttatttttatttagtttagttagGAAAATTCATAAACtgaataaattaataagttaTTGCATCATTTTTATCTAGATGCATTTCTTAACTCGatgtttttccttttctaacatctgttttattttttgaatctTCTATTCGATGTCTGAACTTAGCTTGCTCTACATTTAATTGCTCTTGCTATCGAATAACTCCTtacttaaacaatttgttaagTTCCCTTTTCTATCATCTCTAATTAATCATAGTTTTTTCTCATCGCTAAGCTTAACTTGCtttacatttcacatttgttcAATCTCTCAATCTTCAGTTTCTTTTTGATAAGatcatttttctttcatctCTATGCTTAGTTTGTCTCACATTTCTTCGATCATGAAATGGCTTCGTTCTAAATCAATTAATCACAGCTTATTCCTATCTTAAAGCTTAGCTTAATATTTTACACTTTTCCAATCTCTCAATCTCCTTCTTGCTTTAAATTTTGCGTTTCTTCAAACACTTAATCTCCTACATTATATAAATCGAATCTTAACTACCCTTTATATGCCATCTCGAAAAAATCACAGGTTTTCTCTCATCTCTAAGCTCAACACGACAAGTGTGCTCACCTTTGATCATGGAGACATCGTTGGCGCCATCGCCTATGGCCAGGGTGACGGCATTTTTGGCACGCTTGATAAGTTCGACGACCAGCGCCTTCTGCAGCGGCGTCACGCGACAACAGATCACCGCCTTGCACTGCGAGGCAATGTCCAAGAATCTGTGAAGTGAAATATACATTAGTATTAGGATATGTCGATGTTCATCGCTATGCAACGTATACGCACTTGCTTTCCAACTCCGGTGAGAGGCAGTGGACGAGCGAGTGTCCATTCACGACGAGTGCAAAGCCCGTCGTCTCGTCAACAACAATTGAGGGCGCGGTTCGACGGCCGTCGTCGCTTTTCTCAGCATCTCCAAAGAGATCATTGCACTCGGCGCtaaacaattgaattgatggtgagagagagagaacgagagagagagagactttaatacatatgtaccaAATGTAGTAGAAAGTGTGTGATGAGTGTTAAAGAGAGGaacacaaaatgtaaaatgaatttgttagATGGATTACgaaacaacattcaaaatagatGACACAGAAAGATAGAAGCAGAGAGAGATAGGAAAGAGGAAGTTAGACAACAGAGCATGCTTTTGTTAGGTTATGTTATAaatcaagagagagagagagagtctgTGCTACGCTCTGCAGAGAGCAAAGCATTAGTATAAGCGTTCTACGGgatacgatacgatacgataGATGATACGAGCGTAATAAACGAAAGCCACGaacgacaaaaacaacattaagaatataaacgagcatttttttggttgttgtgtGAATTTGGTTTGTTGTTCTGTTTTTGCACttgagtttagtttagttttgcattgagaatagaataaattaaatgattgattgactTGGACAATGCACGACGATTGGATTTGAATTGTGTTAcgcatattaatttcaatgaGAATacgaacgaaacgaaacgaaacgaaataaacgatattgaaattgtttgtatCGAGTTTTGTTGTAGGATAATTATTGTGATATTTTACTTGACGGGCGGAACAAGTACCAATAGAGGGTAACACATCCTTGGCTATACACTAAAAGATTGTCATTATTCAAAGTTCTTTTCTCGCTAAGCACATCTAAAGTTATTACGAATATAAAAGTCTATGAAATCATAAAAAGTTCTAGTTCACTTTTTTCCGATTCGATGTTATGGTCAACACATTGAATTAGATACTATATAGAtcaattacaaacaaaaaatcgtatagaaatcaacaaaaaaaaggtattacatagagagatagatagatagagagagagagagagatagagagggagTTAGCAGAAAATACAGGGTGACTTTCTAGCTGCgctaatttcttttttttcaagtgTCATTTCTGGTTTAGCTTCACTGCATCTAGAATCGtagttatttaaattgattttgatatttcatttcattgcgGAAGTGCCCTCTACCTGTCCGGTCCGCCCTTATTATCCTTAATTTTGGCATCCCACCTAAAGGTAACCACCGAAATAGCCGGTGGCGGCTGTGGGATGGGCGATCCATTCGTGTCCTGCATGAACGCCGATGTCTGTGTCATCGTCACGTTCATGGGGTCCATGCTGCTCTCGCTGTGCAGCTGATTCATCGCCTCGGTGCCTGCAAGAAAGCAATAAATCCATTATTGATTGATCGATCATTCAAGTTGTTCGCTTGATAATCTACCGCCAGGTCGAAAACGATCAAATATCTTGATAGACTCCTTAAATTGCCGCAACTGCTTCTCGACCTCCTCCACAGAGCTGCCGTCCACGATGAAGACGTCGACGAGTTCATCGGTCAGCAGCTGACACGAGTACCCAATGTTGATGGCAGTTTCTACGTAaggaaaaatacatttaaattccCAATTCACAATAACGATAGAACAACTCTAGGTAACTTACCCTGCTTATCGCCAGTCAGCACCCAGATCTTAATGCCAGCATTCTGCAGATTGGCTATCGATTTGGGTACACCATCCTGCAGTTTATCCTCAATGGCTGTCACGCCCACCAGCTGCATATCGCTTTCGATCTCCTCGTACATCGCGTTCAGCTTCTGTTCACGCGAGTCCATCGAGAGAGCCGCCTCCGTCTGGCGCACGCGCCAATCGTTGTAGTACTCCTCGGTCAGGCGTCGCTCGGCTAGCACCAGAGTGCGCAGACCTTCGCCAGCGAATTTCTGCAAAGAAGGAAAACGATACTTGTTACGATATTACGATTtaagaaatatgcaaatgtaaatAGCAACAATTTTGATTAAAGTCAAAGCTAGACTCAGTATTTCTAATTCAACAAACTCAAATCaactgcaaaaacaaataaataataaataaatagtttgaGTATGTATTTGACGATACTGTAATCAAAATGAACTTTAAAGAAGATGTAGTAGAACTAATTAccaatatattaaatttctaaagATACTATTAGTTTATTgcatatattctatattttacTTATGAAAATagcatattataaaaatactaatggATGCTTCTACACTGAAGCTGTATTTAACGATATTCAAAAGTAGAATATAGCCTACTTATAAATATCGTATAATACAGCTTCAGTAAAGAAgaattcattcatattttctactttttaCGAGCATAAAATATAGCGTATGCTATATGCATAAGTCGCCAGTTCTATAGAAAAGTTATTCTTATGCCTTAcgttatttaatttgctaaGTTTCAAATGCCTCACAAATCATcagaaattaaaaagcatATGTACATTTACGTTATTCAATTTACGATATAATTAGACATTGCAGAAAATAATTCGATTACAAATAGTTGTAAGCAAACCTTCTACATAAAGTGAGCAATTTATGATAAAATTAGAAATTGCAGTAAATAGTTTGAAGAGAAAATGTTGGAAGCAAAGCTTCGACATAAAATGAACAATTTACGAAATAAttagaaattgcaaaaaataatttgattacaaATAGTTGTAAGCAAAGAACAAGAAGTGAACAATTTATGATATAATTAGAATTTGCAGTAAATAGTTTGAAGTGAAcaattttcgaaatattttgaatttgcagTAAATAGTTTGAAGAGAAATAGTTGGAATGAAATCAACAACACAAAGTGAACAATTTACGATATTCGTGACTTACATTCAAGTGATCCTGAGTGCGCGCCTTAAGATCCTCTTGCCCGCCATGCAGACGATCGTATATCACATTGTCAGCCCCCTTGCAGTAGAGCACCACAGAGTTGCCGCGTCGTAGAATGACCGACATGCGTTTGCGCACATTGTTAAAATCCAGAATGTGCAGTAGTTCGTATTCCTGCAGAGAttgcaaaagaaaattcaCATTATTATCTGACGAAATATAAGTAAAATCTACCGCTTACCTCTAGGCGACCCATCACTTCGATGGTAATACTGTTTGGTGTGCGTGTGCGAAACACAAAGCCAAAGTTACGGGCTGCCGACACGAGGGCAGCCTCGTCGGGACTCTGCGCCTGATACTCGAGTCGGCCGTCGACAGTTTCCGCCATCACCGTGTGACAAAGTGCGAGCAAGCGAAAGAAATTGTGGGCATGCTCCTCATCCGAACGCACGGCATCCAACAGCGTTCGATCGTACCAACGGAAGTCTGTCTCGTGATGCGGATTCGCTGAGAAGTCAATGGGTTCGACGATCTATAGGAACACAAGAAATTAGTTACGATTAATTCGACTGCAGCGGATGttgttgaatatattttgtgtatatgATGAATGCTTGAGAgagatttgttttgttttgtagtttAGATATTCAGGCATAGCTTAGCGTTAATTTCAGCATTAGTTATGGAAAGAAGCAGAGGCGAAGGCAAAGGCAGAGGCAATACATTTTTAGTTACGATATACGGTCAATGGCTTACGATACTCGCGAAGATTCcaagcaatatttaaaaactgtGTTACCATATTCTTGCCAACTTACGATATCCAATCAAAAGCAATACAGATTTAGTACGATAGTCGAGAAAATTGTACAATAATTGCTTAGCGAAGCTTAGatgatattaaatattgaataattatGTTACCACATTCTCTACGATAATGAATAGTAATCAATAATCGCTCAATGACTTACGATACTCGAAAAGCGatgcttttaattattcaCAAATTAGTTACCATATCCTTCAGATGCCTAGTTAcgataaacaattaaaagcaaGCAATACCTAGTAACGATATATGTTCAATGGCTTGCGATAGTTGAAAAGATTTTAGAGTTAAAGCGAagcgaaatataaattatatgaaatatgataAATTACTTGTGCCTACGATAttcagtaaaaaaaaacattttgaataggTCTAACGATTATGTTTGTAGGTTAATaagataatattgaaaaagaaaacttaatacatattattaaagCACACTCTTAAGCTTAAGGTTAGATTATAGATTATATATCGTAAGTGTATATTGTGGGAAATGAGTGAAAAATAAGCTACGCATGACTCAAGAGCAGCTACTTTTTTATGGAAAGCTGCTAATTTATTgacacccaaacacacacacacacaacactaaTTCAAACAGTCATATGAGAGAACAGTAATGCAGGGGAGGGAGCACATAAATAGCCATTACGATATTGAAGCGCATAAATTATTGAATGCTTCTAAAAAGAACGAATGTGTCATTATATCCATATCAATTTTCATGGATATTTCAATGTTTTCCAAATACGATGTACAACAATTTAATGCTACAATAAACATTTAcgataaacaaaattgtaatataaaatCCAATTAGCAATATGACAAATAGGTTAAATATGTTTGACAATAAGTTAGAAACAAATACGAATATCGTAAACGATATAGACATATGCAAGTTTACGATATttgagaaatttatttatttagtgaaCCAGGCGTTTGATGAATATCGTAAACAATACAGATCGGTTTAACGCTATTTTAACTTAAGTCACACATAGTTTAACACTCGTTTGACGctcaaacaacaaattaacaaaGTAACGAATTTACGATATTGGGAGATCAGGAGTTTTGTGAAGTTGAAACAACATGCATACGTGCACTTTTTGGTGTGACGAACTCCAATTTGTGGCAAAGCGGTGTGTGCTGAGATAACGTTGCTGTGCGGTGctgttgcggttgctgttgcaagttgctgctgctgctgttgttgttgacaatctgctgttgctgttgtggcatcGAAAGGGCGCACAACAACCGCTATctattgctgtggctgtggctgagGATGAGCATGAAGCATGGAATTGACGCAGCTTGCGATTAGTTTGATGCGTTTGTTCGTGCTCGTGttcgtgttgctgttgttcgaGTTGTTGTTCGATTTGGTCTGGTTGTTCGAATTGTTCGAGTTGCTCTAGTTGCTGATCATGCAAGATTATTACTTtgtcgcc
It encodes the following:
- the LOC132795465 gene encoding phospholipid-transporting ATPase ID isoform X1, which encodes MQGVRRERVDASDRIRWSCRCWDKTMTQSSNSNSKKQELEQQQQQLPQAMQTAAATRRSRWFHFARKSRSRRRLCGEEEQLQLALEAQTDAEDEETAAATAAAAQQVRLAQPETMNIGNSMLTINTPRTATTTSTNASDNGRDDSFYSLVNASTSAQAAAADNSHSNAPTTVVAVDVEQQYKEQPQLVGKPRLSMLQRWASWRRSAPDSLPSRRRNPSQVDQLEQQQVSASASARNLRRVSQLRRRRSSYYFSDNERRIRANDKDFNSQFKYHNNYIKTSKYSLLTFLPFNLLEQFQRLANFYFLCLLVLQLIPAISSLTPVTTAIPLIGVLTLTAVKDAYDDIQRHLSDSQVNNRKSKTLRNGKLIEAKWSEVQVGDVIRLDNNQFVAADILLLTTSEPNGLCFIETAELDGETNLKAKQCLMETTELGDQHDLLWNFNGEIICERPNNLLNKFEGTLIWKNQRFALDNDKILLRGCVLRNTQWCYGLVVFAGVDTKLMQNSGKTQFKSTGVDRLLNFIIIGIVLFLVSICALFAIGCAVWEGLIGQHFQLYLPWEHIIPQEMVASGATVIGLLVFFSYAIVLNTVVPISLYVSVEVIRFVQSFLINWDEEMYYARTHTYAKARTTTLNEELGQIQYIFSDKTGTLTQNIMTFNKCSINGRTYGDVIDLRTGELIDINDQQAIFQTSSSSNCASSNSNNNSSSAGSSSKPVAVVTPTPPTILVHAAEVHGRRKSAVLVTTAGGTQLASNATQLQGRIAAAEQLLQTVENPLATATATQQQQQRKQVHYLSPSRSNSNEDELDDPGGATTTASNSGGRSSRGSGGSLGACFTRGSGARMRRQLSSLSNCSSSGDKVIILHDQQLEQLEQFEQPDQIEQQLEQQQHEHEHEQTHQTNRKLRQFHASCSSSATATAIDSGCCAPFRCHNSNSRLSTTTAAAATCNSNRNSTAQQRYLSTHRFATNWSSSHQKVHIVEPIDFSANPHHETDFRWYDRTLLDAVRSDEEHAHNFFRLLALCHTVMAETVDGRLEYQAQSPDEAALVSAARNFGFVFRTRTPNSITIEVMGRLEEYELLHILDFNNVRKRMSVILRRGNSVVLYCKGADNVIYDRLHGGQEDLKARTQDHLNKFAGEGLRTLVLAERRLTEEYYNDWRVRQTEAALSMDSREQKLNAMYEEIESDMQLVGVTAIEDKLQDGVPKSIANLQNAGIKIWVLTGDKQETAINIGYSCQLLTDELVDVFIVDGSSVEEVEKQLRQFKESIKIFDRFRPGGTEAMNQLHSESSMDPMNVTMTQTSAFMQDTNGSPIPQPPPAISVVTFRWDAKIKDNKGGPDSAECNDLFGDAEKSDDGRRTAPSIVVDETTGFALVVNGHSLVHCLSPELESKFLDIASQCKAVICCRVTPLQKALVVELIKRAKNAVTLAIGDGANDVSMIKAAHIGVGISGQEGLQAVLSSDYAIAQFCYLERLLLVHGRWSYYRMCKFLRYFFYKNFAFTLCHCWYSLFCGFSAQTVFDPMFISVYNLFYTSLPVLALGVFEQDVSDKNSVEYPRLYTPGLKSELFNIREFIYSVLHGAFTSLILFLIPYGVYKDGVSHNGYILSDHMTLGAVVATILIVDNTAQIALYTSYWTIVNHVTIWGSLIWYFVLDYFYNYVIGGPYVGSLTQAIKDVSFWVTMLITVVMLMAPVLAYKFYLLDVHPSLSDKIRQKSLKKMHSRVSSDVRRTPSSRRGRRSVRSGYAFAHQEGFGRLITSGKIMHKLPQDFAFPLGLGTKKTQALHNNIGSADGKQAPPGGGPNHHHHPHPHHHHNNSHNHSQGNNINNNNNNNTNLRHNQNNQQQIHSSMADIRGDGRGSGDTRRSSDAGTDDMSPRAPCQDLDTINL